The Sorex araneus isolate mSorAra2 chromosome 5, mSorAra2.pri, whole genome shotgun sequence genome has a segment encoding these proteins:
- the ENO1 gene encoding alpha-enolase has protein sequence MSILKIHAREIFDSRGNPTVEVDLCTAKGLFRAAVPSGASTGIYEALELRDNDKTRYLGKGVSLAVEHINKTIAPALISKKLNVVEQEKIDKLMIEMDGTENKSKFGANAILGVSLAVCKAGAVEKGVPLYRHIADLAGNPEVILPVPAFNVINGGSHAGNKLAMQEFMILPVGAASFREAMRIGAEVYHNLKNVIKTKYGKDATNVGDEGGFAPNILENKEALELLKEAIGKAGYTDQVVIGMDVAASEFFRSGKYDLDFKSPDDPSRYISPSELGNLYKSFIQQYPVVSIEDPFDQDDWDAWSNFTATAGIQVVGDDLTVTNPKRIAKAVQQKSCNCLLLKVNQIGSVTESLQACKLAQSNGWGVMVSHRSGETEDTFIADLVVGLCTGQIKTGAPCRSERLAKYNQLLRIEEELGSKAKYAGRNFRNPLK, from the exons ATGTCTATTCTCAAGATCCACGCCAGGGAGATCTTCGATTCTCGTGGGAACCCCACGGTGGAGGTTGATCTCTGCACTGCAAAAG GTCTTTTCAGAGCTGCTGTGCCCAGTGGGGCCTCAACTGGCATCTATGAGGCCCTGGAGCTGCGGGACAATGACAAGACACGCTATTTGGGAAAAG GTGTCTCACTGGCGGTTGAGCACATCAATAAAACTATTGCGCCTGCCCTGATTAGCAAG AAGTTGAATGTCGTGGAGCAGGAGAAGATTGACAAGCTGATGATCGAGATGGATGGGACAGAAAACAAAT CTAAGTTCGGGGCGAATGCCATTCTGGGAGTGTCCCTGGCCGTCTGCAAGGCTGGAGCTGTTGAGAAGGGGGTGCCCCTCTACCGCCACATTGCCGACCTGGCTGGCAATCCTGAGGTCATCCTGCCTGTGCCG GCTTTCAATGTCATCAACGGCGGATCCCACGCTGGCAACAAGCTGGCCATGCAGGAGTTCATGATCCTTCCTGTGGGGGCCGCCAGCTTCAGGGAGGCCATGCGCATCGGCGCTGAGGTGTACCACAACCTGAAAAACGTTATCAAGACCAAGTATGGCAAGGACGCCACCAATGTGGGCGATGAAGGCGGGTTCGCACCCAACATCCTGGAGAACAAGGAAG CCCTGGAGCTGCTGAAGGAAGCCATCGGGAAAGCCGGCTACACCGACCAGGTGGTCATCGGCATGGACGTCGCTGCTTCTGAGTTCTTCCGTAGTGGAAAGTATGACCTGGACTTCAAGTCCCCCGATGACCCCAGCCGCTACATCAGCCCCAGCGAGCTGGGCAACCTGTACAAGTCCTTCATCCAGCAGTACCCGG TGGTGTCTATTGAAGACCCCTTCGACCAGGATGACTGGGACGCTTGGAGCAACTTCACCGCTACCGCGGGCATCCAGGTGGTCGGGGATGACCTCACAGTGACCAACCCCAAGCGCATCGCCAAGGCTGTGCAGCAGAAGTCCTGCAACTGCCTGCTGCTGAAGGTCAACCAGATCGGCTCAGTCACCGAGTCCCTGCAGGC GTGCAAGCTCGCCCAGTCCAACGGCTGGGGTGTCATGGTGTCCCATCGCTCGGGGGAGACGGAAGACACCTTCATCGCTGACCTGGTGGTGGGGCTCTGCACTGGGCAG ATCAAGACCGGCGCTCCCTGCCGCTCCGAGCGTTTGGCCAAGTACAACCAGCTCCTCAG gATTGAAGAGGAACTTGGCAGCAAGGCCAAGTATGCTGGCCGGAATTTCAGAAACCCCCTGAAATAG